The genomic stretch gcatAAGTCTGACAGAATggagcaatgaaaaaaaatccaccatcgccaacgggtttcgaaaagccggtctgctgcgtgacgaagaggacgacacacgctcaggagtgagcttgaggagtcGGCAAAGTGCCGTTTTGCTGGTGCTCTTTcgaaagaaaagttaaggtattgtaatggtgacaaagagtcaccctctcagttaggttgcaattctttattttggaaactcgtgGAACACACAATTGCTGTCTGCAGCAGCCGACGCGCACACACACCTACAACAACAGaaaggcacgtctctcgctcttccgcacctcccttACTCCCGTAAGTCACGCGCTATATttataacccgattcgttaaagtATGTTATTAAAACTCAGAAAGCTCTGTGTATTTCTTCCTaaatatctcatgttactatgtgggcacacgcgACTTATgaacaggagaggcttatgtatgtacaaaatggtttttcctttaaaatttACTGGgtgtaatcaggggcgctcaatagtccagaaattacggtatgcaGAGATTTGCTTACTGTTTTAAGGGACTCACCAGCCTGCTGTGACACACGAGGGTATTCTTTGTCTGATGATGGACTTGTTCTCCGCCGTTCCATACTTTGCCTTTTCAACCTGACTAAGCCAAGACTGACGCAAACTGTCAATCATTTTGTCTGCTTCATCAATAACCTGTGACAAAATATGTAATTAATTACAACGTTTGAAAAtagatgtgagaaattctaagaACTTACAAGGAACCTAAGGTGATCCAGACAGAAGCCTGCATTCTTGTTGATGTGATCAACAAGTCGACCTGGGGTAGCCACAACAATGTCAGCTAAACTCCGTCTCGTCCCTGCTCTAATACAAAAAGACAATGGTTACCTTCACATGTAGACAATATTCTGTTTAAGGACATTATTCTTTTATATATACATTtggaataccgtaatttcccgaatataacgcgcactttttttccccaaaatcaacttgtaaaatcatggtgcgcattataaacgggtacatggatggagacagaaatatatatatatattacacatatatataaaccgattttttttttttattgacatggccacgttgtgttgaagaaacgtatgcggcgacccgttgccgaccatcacggtacgtgacgtcaccattttgtttcggtaatacttcattctgatcggccgaatgatttcgtctgtgctcaattctgcttttttccactcttcataaagcacagaatttagtttcttgaactcatttgaatcgacgtttattgcagctccgcaactcggaccataacaaatgtaagcacacacacttcctgtgtccggcaactatatcggtccctcggggaaactcaaacccaaataacaatagttcctattgttactgttgtgttgacagcgatgagcgctcacggatttccgacttacgttctcactttcattttaccgtatcaatccatggaagaaacatttattcatcatgatgcaaagagtaagttatacagcagcctttaaaagaaaagtcatatctgttttgttttctcctagattctgataagttggagaagttgtcaaatcatattattaccgtaaatattgtcagtttatggtaatgttttgaactaccaatgtgctatgcttgtgctgtatttcaccagtcagtaaaatgacatttgtgtatctgtacacgagctctgttttcttgtattcttccatttattggtgctaaaattagtgtgcgcgttataaacgggtacaaaaatttcccctagattttacatgtaaatttggggtgtgcattatacacgggtgcgccttatattcgggaaatgacGGTAATCTGTTTACATGTTCAAGTGTACAGGGTTGTAAATTAAGCGGCATATTCCTTTCAAATGGTCATCACTAgaagtgggaatctttgggtacctaacgattcgattatgattcagagcctccgatttgattataaatcgactattgatgtcacccaaacccccactcttttaatgttttgtaattagttccaaaatagtttaaaaatccTATTAGGCTAAACCAAATATtgaagtatcaagttaacagttaaaaacatgaaataaaatactcaagtccccattctgtatcagcagctttaaaactacattcaattaatttaatgatgtgattcaaccattaaagtcgataaaattgctcccgttattccataatttcccttctgtctacttacaatatgtcaaagttttaaaacggtttcattatttaaagatagattcaagtcaagattttgctgatttaggagtatttcagataaaaagttaattaggttcgctacaacagagcgttctagagaagtctactgctttaagatgaaggctgtttacaacgcggcaattactaaacggcaagcctgtcgtttcgcatctagttctttttatatgttctaacaccgcagcCGTCTGTCATTTATCATCTAGTtctgcatatatgtgatatctactatagccatatgtttgtagcaactagcaactgggcgttgtttgaaccagctgtcggccgcagtcaggtatttttgttttttaatctagcggcatgagttgaacatgatatctgctctcggtccgttcctcgttgcgtcctgaagaccgcgctgactgtgttttagttctgctttaccgggtaaaattcaataatcagaattcagatgtttgtgaatcgttctcgaatcttccacggccgaatcgcgaataatctaagaatcggaaattttgcacgcctttaGTCATCACTTTACCAGCTCCTAAATTGATCTGACTTGCAATTACCTTTGCTCAGAAAGTGAAGCCTCCTCTGCAGCAAATGACTTCTGGCCTGCAAGCATAACCACTTTCAGGGTAGTTCCCTCAGCATATGATGTAAAAACCTTGCAAACCTgcgttaaaaaggaaaaagcagtttctgataTTGAAAAGGTATTAATCAAGTCTACCCAATgtggcattttaaaatttctagAAATATTTCTGGTATGAATGTAATTAATTGATGATATATCGGAAATTTCTTTAAGCATACAGTTCGAGCAAAATTGGTGCTGTTTGCCATAGAAAAAGAAGAGGACCTGCTGAGCGAGCTCTTTGGTCGGTAACACAGCCAAGGCACGGATTTCACACACAGCCCTCTCCATCAGCGCCTAATGGAAGAGAACATTGTCAGTTTCTCTGAAAGTCAATTTAAATGGAGGATGGTGGGTGCTTGACATTGTGATTAggtatgtcccgatccgatcacatgatcggaaatcaggaagatcacgccatttttcagaggatcggaatcgggtgaaaaggatcaggtttttaattacaaaaatatatatttaggtTTTATTGCTTCAAGCTCGTATAGCCActgactctccctcctgctactTTTTTTGGTCAGCAGGCAGTTAAAGTTTGCTAGTAgaaatgaaacgaatactcaagcaactcgagtaactcaagtttaaaaactgatccaagtaattctattcacctcgaggaatcgtttaattttgccagctctaagcatcacattttgcccggactacttttaatgcgggacaacacgctgaagtcacgtgcgaagaggaagaagcaaaaaaaaaaaaaaaaaaaaaaaaaaaaaaaaaaaaaaaaaaaaacttactgcagccgacagctgctacaaactacgccgacattgctaacaactgcgcccgcatgatgctagtgtggtagcaggtagtttccgatgcgtctcatagatatcgcatgcatttagaactagatgcgaaatgacagattcgGCCGcgactgggcagcgttagtaaacagacgCCATCTTTAAGCGGTAGACTCAGcactaataaatataatgtCACTGTCACACGCTCACTTAACGTTAGcctttcggagggctaggtttctattgattatgacgacTGTTGATGCTTTGCTAAAGTGTCttgcatacaggctttatttaatctgtaaaaacacagcgctgtagagtgattagggtgtaaaattaaaacataataaagctaactgtcagttttagctcagtagtcattgctgaataaaacacccagtagcactggtccctaatgtgctccaatacagcaggtatcatacatttattttgaacactgcaaaaactcaaaatcctatcagtacttacagtttagacaaacttaaaacttaactagaacttaaaaatagcttgaaacaaatgaaaattcaattgaaacacgtgggcaaaacacatagctttcaagtgatgtgtgttatcaagcgtaattacatttttaggtaagaaatatgttttttttaataagatctagaagtttgagtgaaagcagtgaatttttttttcttgtcacatctgagatgcaattgttggctgttttcaacaatgtacatcgaaaattaagacattgattgactgaaaatggttcaatattggattaaatgtctttttttctcatgtatatttataattgctcttcacctaaaaaaaaaagttttatccgattactcgattaatcgatagaattttcagtcgattactcgattactaaaatattcgatagctgtggCCCTATTGGCTAGTTAAACTTAACGATGAGGTCGGGGCTCCAATGTTGCATCGCCCCGCGGCGGCTCCTCGGCGTCATCCTGCTTCCACCTTCccctcttctctgactgggtatccgccctgtgctccgtcgcgggtcgctgactgggcgccggtgtatcggctggatgttacctgctccggcgggggaccctgccctgccctgggtttggtgggccgctgggggtcccgcggcgcgccgtgccggttggggggatgCGGCTGTGGTTCGTGGGCCTTTTTGTGGgcctggtggtgcgtcccctcttgccattccAGAAGGCCCGTTgatggtggcccgggggaccaccctggatctcgggtgggggacgatggctcctttgctgggctgcgggaggagggatgggctgcgctgaaccCCGCCCCCCCGACTGCCCTCCCTCCcccggctggctgggtgggggccgcggCTCCAGCTTGGCGCCTGCggggcgtctccgctcgtctgtgtggctgtcgcgtgctttgtggggctcgcgtgcgactGGATGCGATAGGGCGTGCTCGGGTGGGTGGGTCCCGGTGCCAGGataggcgatggggcggcgtaaggGTCGGTCGCCGTGGGGCTTACATTCACAAAGAATTCaacaattactgggttctagatcaaagAGCTagcttgtgtacactctacccctttcaatcacttagtttatGGACTCCCCCACGCCCGTCCCCCTCTGTTcccggtcaacaggcccccacatggtgtcaaccggaaatacatctagctgactatAGCACCAACATACTAGTAGTtaatgtagacgttcaatgtatttcttgttgttgtttgtgtttcttttctatcttttcttgtgtttcttctgttcccccataaccccttcctgttcgctgctttgtcatgataaacgaggtatgttgaatgatcacaatgggagtatgtcatgctctcaatgtgaaacattaaaactgttcagactaacagggcacttagacttccattcgcctggtcaaacagctgaacaggacaggtttgaaaaaataaataaacaaaaagtaaacttaacgatgattgacagtttGCAGCTTTAATCTGGCGAGTGAAGCCTCGGTTGCGCTACGACCAAcggcacaaatgtgtcaatcatcgtttagtcaaTATACGTCGTCGAGAGGCTGTACTCGGCAGCGTGAGCatcaaagcgtgagtgaattGGAGTGAATTCAGTTTGCTCACAAACTGTGGAGAATGCTTGGCGATAGAGCAAACTCCTCTTCGCCGAAGCACCACTTATGTGGTGGTTACATTTTGTGTCAGAATGATTtgactttaaataataattagggctgtcaaaattatcgcgttaacgggcgttaattacttttttaaattaatcacgttaaaatatttgacgcaattaacgcactaggcccgctcagacagatttaaatgtcagtacagtgaaaggccaacttgttaattgtgttttatggagtttttccgccctctgctggcgcttgggtgtgacttgcatatgttatgtggcgtaatgtcgccctctgctggcgattcagtgcagctgattatttgggtttcggcgcgcttttctgacgtgattatatgtcgacgcgaacgcacactaatagacagtgctattcagaccagctaatatGGAGTTAGAGTTGtgtgctaacgtccgcatccagtattcagtggcagttctcgtagccccatcacactgtttgtgtctaatacatgcatcgcttgtgagttatattcctcctttgtttatattcatgagcattagatagttattgatgatgtgtatttgaatttgttcacatatatagtgaaatgcagttactttgttagatgcttgtgagctaattggctagtgctactgctcaaatggacacgtgtgcgtacattttatgttattttgtgatttatgcaagttattgacacattaccttgttatttttagttttacaaaaatacaagaaacgtgctcctgtcaaaaagagatgacttcagtaaagcccatgcaactttgccacacagtctgatttctttttggaacttatgttcgctatctgtcaatttgtgtactcacacacattgaggacagaatagggctactagtttattttttgattgaaaattttacaaattttattaaaacgaaaacattaagaggcgttttaatataacatttctattaaCTTGTACtactattcatcttttaagaactacaagtctttctatccatggatcactttaacagaatgttaataatgttaatgcagtcttgttgatttattgttataataaccaaatacagtccttatgtaccgtatgttgaatgtatatatccatcttgtcttatctttccattccaacaataatttacagaaaaatatggcatattttatagatgttttgaattgcgattaattgcgattaattacgattaattaatttttaagctgtaattaacttgattaaaaattttaatcgtttgacagccctaataataatattacttTACTTATATTTGGTCCTACGGTGTATTGGGATATTATTCCTGGGCAGCAGTGGGATGTAgcacattacatttacttgagtaactttttgcgaAAAATGTACTCCTAAAAGTAATTTCACAACaccatactttttatttttacttgagtagatttgttaaGTAGAAACGCTATGCTACATTTTTCTTCTATATTCTACATAAGTTTTTACAGTACCGTAATAGAATGAACTATTTAACATCGAGCACTGCCGTCAACAGTactcgaaagcgtggatttcAACGCCCCTCCCAGTTTCTACAGTATTTGGCACCAATAGACCATGGAAAACTGGCGATctgaccattttaatttcatgttttctccactagagggcactcatgctgtttggatgggtgatgtttcatttctgttgattttcctAGTGGGAATTCGATgatttttgtccatttttttaacctaatatggtaatgtaataggttataataCATTATAACAGTTCAGATAGATGACATGGTGCTGAGAAAAtaccattattgtaaagaaaaaaatatataacattgtaggcagttactcattatttgagcattcttttcactaaacactttttacttgtacttgagaaatattatttttattttattttactcttATTTAAGCTAATTTTTGGCTACTGTATCCACCTGTGTCCCTAGGTCAGTGATTAATGTCCAAGCACTGTTGGAGTCAATACTGAAAGCAGGAAAAAATGCAGGTATCcaaaatatgaaacaaaagagAAGGaattaatttacttttttttaaaaaaaactaaataaattctACTATGGTGCATGGTAGAACCAAGAACCTGTAGCAACTTACCTGTATTATAGGGATAACAAAAGCCAGAGTCTTGCCACTGCCAGTTGGAGCAGAAACGCAAACATCTCTGGGCCTGTAGCCAGCTTGTCCAATCAGTAGTCCATGCTGTGCACCCTCCAAGATGGCTGGAATGACCTCCGCTTGCACTGTGGGAAAAGGTCACATTAACAACTTTTACCGATGTAGTAAACTGTGTACTCTGTTGGATGGTTCATGTGTACTGTAGGCACAAGCCATTCAACAAACCTTAAATTTACTGTCACCTGGAAAGAAGTGATGGATTCCATGACTGTTTAATTTCTTTAGCAACGACGCACTAAGTTCTCTTATCTCAGAGCAAGGCACCAGTTTACTTTTCATGTCTCTTGGGATCACGTCAGGCCGAGCCAGCCACTGAGGTAGGACTCGGTGAACCTGTAAAACAATATGTCAATGTCACATCGATGCTATCTAGCAAACAATTTATCAGTGTAATCAAACAAATTGTTGGTAAactaaaattttatgttttgatCTTGCCTgccgcaataaaaaaaaaaaaaaaagtttctgcgctcaattgaattgaattgtacAGAATAACATGCACCAAAGGTCATTTCCGGATACACAAGGAAACTACAGAAAGAAAAGGGATTTTACTTCAATTTTTGCTTTCCAGATGAACTTCATTTGTCAACATTAAGCCTTAGAATATTCAGTGAGCATCAACAATCCACTGTACCTTTTTGACCGGTTTACTCTCAAATCCCCCCAGAATTGTGAAACCAGATAAAGACCTTGAGGTTGCATTTGGGATATCTTCCGCCGTCCTCTCAACCGCTGCATCTCTACCAGTGGCACAAGTTTCTGAAAGTATATTAACAACACAGACTGaaactgaggaaaaaaaacccagacacAATCCAACTAATGTTTTACTATAGATATCGcaatcaaatgtttttttcacccaaagtaaaacaaaatatttgcaGGTAAAGTATAAAGCTTTAAAGTCCCCCTATCACattaggaaaaaatatatagataggACTTCACTGAGCCACAACTTGCAGTCCATTTGTTtgtaaaattaacaaaaaaaaaaacatttttaatcccATTTCACTGTTTGCTAGAAAGCCAGCGCCAGTACCCGGAAGAGACGTAATCCAAGAGAGGCTTTTTCGAGCGCAGCACCCTAGTCCATTTAGTTTCATTGCCGTGGCGGCCAGCGTTTTagttgtgggttttttttgtccaaGAAAATGAATCGTGTTGGGTTAGGGTTTATGTGTTACGTGTTGTTGTGAAAGACAGTTTTTGACAGACTGAATTTTGCATATCCCATTTTAAGGCACATTTTTGGTGTTTAAATCTCAAGTGAGCCAGACTATTTTAATTTTAGCCAAATAAATTAacctgctgccattgacggtgcttaacgtccaatccatattgACTGGGAGTACTATTATTAGTACTACTATATTAGAAAGTAGCTTCTGTTGAAAATGTTTGGTGTTTAAAAAGTAAGCACATACCCGACTGGTCATTTATTTGCTTCTCATCACTCTTTTCTTCATTCTCAACAGGGTCTTGATGAATATTTGTCGAAACATTCACAACTACAGCCTTTGATTTCTTCTTTCTACTGCTTCGGCCTTCTAGGCTGCTGTCATTGTCAGCCTTCCGTTTCTTTTTAACATCACACTTCACTTGCGCCTCTGTTAAACCTTGCTTCTGCTTTCTTTTTGCCTTCTGATGCAATTTATCAAGTAACAACAGGGATCGGGACTCCTTCGAAATACTCCCATCATCTTCATCTCCAAGATACCTACAACAAACAGAGAAGTAGCGtcaatacatttttcaaatctCTCTTTTATTAGGTTAGTCTTTATAATAATTCAGCGTTAAAACTAAATACCGCATATTCAAGCATAATTTGTGCTATTTCTCAATTTACACAAGCATGTTTACAGTCCTCTGCCTGGTTACGCTCATGCTATTTTCAGAAAAACCTTTCCACAAGATGCCATATTATGATAATACCATTTGGGGAATAATTTTCACACACAATATATTAATAGTagtaatattttgtatatttattCCTTCCCAACTGACACACACAATAAAAATCAACGAATCACACGTTGTTGAAATACAACTGTGATTATACCCTTAGCCATGAAGCTTTCTCGAACCAACTGGATCAAGTTGTTCaatgcttcatgaggcttcatctcaCCATTACCATCACGCTTAGTAGTACTAAGCGTACTTCAGGGTGTCAGGGAAGGCTGAAGCCTCTTAAAATAACAAACTGCAAAACTTTCAAAGTAAATTAAATAATGAGTGACCGTTCTTACCTGTTCACCAAAAACAAAGACATTCCCACccacaaaaatgtataaatttcGTCCCGTAAAGAGCCGACATGCGCCTACAATTATGTCGCGTTGTATATTACGTCACTTCCGCCATAAATACCGCGACCAGCACAAGAAGAAAATGAAGCACATGTCATGAATGAAGAAGAGCACCCGCAGCAGCAATGTCTGACATGAGAATGATGATTAAATAATGAGTGACCGTTCCTACCTGTTCACCAAAAACAAAGACATTCCCTCCCACCAAAATGTATACATTTCGTCCCGTAAAGAGCCGACATACGCTTCCACACATGTCGCGTTATATAGTGCGTCACTTCCGCCATAAATTCCGCGACCaagcacacgaagaagaaaaagaagcacATGAGGAAGAGCACCAGAAACAGCAATAACAATGTCTGACATTAGAAGTAACGTGGAAGAAGTTCGTAATCGGGTTATTTTACAAGAATTTAGCGTGAAAAATGTGAGTTTTGTCCTGGTGTCAGGTCTTGCATAAATATTGGTTTTCATAACCTGATTTCCACGATACAGTACTTGAGCGGAACCCATTGCCTTATAATTCAGATTGCAGCTTCTATTAGTCTTCAGTCGGTGGATTTAGTTTTCcaatgaaatatattttaaacCTCTCCTCACAACGTCAATGAACGAGCTATTCTAAATAATTAATTTGTTGTCTTCAGGTTCATACGACCAATTTCCCTGGAAACTACCCTGGCTATGATGACACTTGGGATATGCGCACATTCCAAAAGGTACTTTTTGATTGCTGAAGGGCTCCacatgtttgaaatgtaaatcatttgaattcaatttaaaatactttGATCTAATTGAAAATGAGGTTGACCTATTGTCGAGTTTTCAAAGGGCGGGGCCTGCTTTATACTCAATATTCACGATTGCACTGTATTGATAACATGCTGACATATTTTCCAGAGCTTCAGAATTGATGTTGCACAGATGACCGATAACTTGATGGAGTTTGATATGGTGGGGATTGACGCAGCCATTGCCAATGCCTTTAGAAGGATCTTACTAGCAGAGGTTTGTACCATATgcatatatttttcatttatatgGTGACATGGAATCTTTTATTCAGAccaaattgtctcaaaatattttaAGCGTTGCATGGTTGGTACTGGTCACAAAATTTGGCCAAACACACCCAAAATCCTGCCTGATTTtat from Corythoichthys intestinalis isolate RoL2023-P3 chromosome 10, ASM3026506v1, whole genome shotgun sequence encodes the following:
- the ddx51 gene encoding ATP-dependent RNA helicase DDX51 isoform X1: MYTFWWEGMSLFLVNRYLGDEDDGSISKESRSLLLLDKLHQKAKRKQKQGLTEAQVKCDVKKKRKADNDSSLEGRSSRKKKSKAVVVNVSTNIHQDPVENEEKSDEKQINDQSETCATGRDAAVERTAEDIPNATSRSLSGFTILGGFESKPVKKVHRVLPQWLARPDVIPRDMKSKLVPCSEIRELSASLLKKLNSHGIHHFFPVQAEVIPAILEGAQHGLLIGQAGYRPRDVCVSAPTGSGKTLAFVIPIIQALMERAVCEIRALAVLPTKELAQQVCKVFTSYAEGTTLKVVMLAGQKSFAAEEASLSEQRAGTRRSLADIVVATPGRLVDHINKNAGFCLDHLRFLVIDEADKMIDSLRQSWLSQVEKAKYGTAENKSIIRQRIPSCVTAGCLSPPQMPLQKLLFSATLTQNPEKLQQLGLHQPRLFSSVNPSSCDGLQPSVDAHKSEQFDFPQSLSEFYVPTTLGRKPLIILHFILRMKLSPILCFVNSRVTAHRLCLLIKLFGGVQVAEFSSRLSPGERKKKLKEFEQGKLNLLISTDAAARGIDISGVKCVVNYDAPQYIRTYIHRIGRTARAGKTGLAFTFLLGVQEKNFIQMVTKAGSLGIQKQVIKPANLKSLEDRYEQTLQELAAVIKRTGPSKRATKEDCPFLGAGWGSVMFTEFNVNKGSP
- the ddx51 gene encoding ATP-dependent RNA helicase DDX51 isoform X2 codes for the protein MSLFLVNRYLGDEDDGSISKESRSLLLLDKLHQKAKRKQKQGLTEAQVKCDVKKKRKADNDSSLEGRSSRKKKSKAVVVNVSTNIHQDPVENEEKSDEKQINDQSETCATGRDAAVERTAEDIPNATSRSLSGFTILGGFESKPVKKVHRVLPQWLARPDVIPRDMKSKLVPCSEIRELSASLLKKLNSHGIHHFFPVQAEVIPAILEGAQHGLLIGQAGYRPRDVCVSAPTGSGKTLAFVIPIIQALMERAVCEIRALAVLPTKELAQQVCKVFTSYAEGTTLKVVMLAGQKSFAAEEASLSEQRAGTRRSLADIVVATPGRLVDHINKNAGFCLDHLRFLVIDEADKMIDSLRQSWLSQVEKAKYGTAENKSIIRQRIPSCVTAGCLSPPQMPLQKLLFSATLTQNPEKLQQLGLHQPRLFSSVNPSSCDGLQPSVDAHKSEQFDFPQSLSEFYVPTTLGRKPLIILHFILRMKLSPILCFVNSRVTAHRLCLLIKLFGGVQVAEFSSRLSPGERKKKLKEFEQGKLNLLISTDAAARGIDISGVKCVVNYDAPQYIRTYIHRIGRTARAGKTGLAFTFLLGVQEKNFIQMVTKAGSLGIQKQVIKPANLKSLEDRYEQTLQELAAVIKRTGPSKRATKEDCPFLGAGWGSVMFTEFNVNKGSP
- the ddx51 gene encoding ATP-dependent RNA helicase DDX51 isoform X3, whose product is MYTFWWEGMSLFLVNRYLGDEDDGSISKESRSLLLLDKLHQKAKRKQKQGLTEAQVKCDVKKKRKADNDSSLEGRSSRKKKSKAVVVNVSTNIHQDPVENEEKSDEKQINDQSETCATGRDAAVERTAEDIPNATSRSLSGFTILGGFESKPVKKVHRVLPQWLARPDVIPRDMKSKLVPCSEIRELSASLLKKLNSHGIHHFFPVQAEVIPAILEGAQHGLLIGQAGYRPRDVCVSAPTGSGKTLAFVIPIIQALMERAVCEIRALAVLPTKELAQQVCKVFTSYAEGTTLKVVMLAGQKSFAAEEASLSEQRAGTRRSLADIVVATPGRLVDHINKNAGFCLDHLRFLVIDEADKMIDSLRQSWLSQVEKAKYGTAENKSIIRQRIPSCVTAGCLSPPQMPLQKLLFSATLTQNPEKLQQLGLHQPRLFSSVNPSSCDGLQPSVDAHKSEQFDFPQSLSEFYVPTTLGRKPLIILHFILRMKLSPILCFVNSRVTAHRLCLLIKLFGGVQVAEFSSRLSPGERKKKLKEFEQGKLNLLISTDAAARGIDISGVKCVVNYDAPQYIRTYIHRIGRTARAGKTGLAFTFLLGVQEKNFIQMVTKAGSLGIQKQVIKPANLKSLEDRYEQTLQELAAVIKEEDANSK